One Clarias gariepinus isolate MV-2021 ecotype Netherlands chromosome 5, CGAR_prim_01v2, whole genome shotgun sequence genomic region harbors:
- the LOC128523847 gene encoding sterol 26-hydroxylase, mitochondrial-like, translating to MAGRLALRSAETMAVRVFLRSTTVNLDLRRSVGESATASVPPGSIKTEADLPEVTLPTILYRWIFKGYYKRTHELQMYEKQLYGPMYKLRAGKSHKIVLNNAELLEELMRKDDKFPSRGDMTIWTEYRDMNDLGYGPATEEGEKWYKLRSVLNKRMLHPKDSVKYENVVNEVVTDFIKRICHLRKMSSSGDLVPNMSNELYRFSLEGISRILFETRIGCLENEIPAETQNFIDSIGQMLTYTMAVTILPQWTRNYLPFWRRYISGWEGIFRFACKLIDRKMEDIQKHLDAGSQEVAGQYLSYLLSSTNMSKKDVYGSVTELLLAGVDTTSNTMMWVLYLLSQNPKTQNTLYQEVNNIIKGDKIPTAEDINNMPYLKAVIKETLRMYPVVPANGRILSENDMVIGGHFFPKKTTFIMQHYAISHDGNIFPEPRLFKPERWLRDGRERPTPFGSIPFGFGVRGCVGKRIAELEMHLALARIVKLFEVKLDPNVGEIKALSRTVLVADRTVNFHLLERKHVATERCS from the exons ATGGCAGGACGTCTTGCGCTGCGCTCAGCTGAAACGATGGCTGTTCGTGTGTTCCTTAGGTCCACCACGGTCAATCTGGACTTAAGGAGAAGTGTAGGTGAAAGTGCTACAGCTTCTGTCCCTCCTGGCAGCATCAAGACTGAGGCTGACCTCCCTGAGGTCACTCTTCCCACAATCCTGTACAGGTGGATCTTTAAAGGCTACTACAAACGCACACATGAGTTGcag atgtatgAAAAGCAGCTTTATGGCCCCATGTATAAATTAAGAGCCGGCAAAAGCCACAAAATTGTGCTGAATAATGCAGAGCTGCTGGAGGAGCTGATGAGGAAAGATGATAAATTCCCTAGCAGAGGAGACATGACTATCTGGACTGAATACCGAGATATGAACGATTTGGGTTACGGTCCTGCAACTGA agaaggagagaaatgGTACAAACTCAGATCTGTGCTGAACAAACGTATGCTGCATCCAAAGGACTCTGTAAAGTATGAGAATGTGGTTAATGAAGTGGTCACAGATTTTATCAAACGGATATGCCATTTACGCAAGATGAGCTCCAGTGGAGACCTGGTACCCAACATGTCCAATGAGCTGTACCGCTTCTCTCTAGAAG GAATCTCCCGCATACTCTTTGAGACACGTATTGGCTGTCTTGAGAATGAGATTCCAGCAGAGACTCAAAACTTCATTGACTCCATTGGCCAGATGTTAACTTATACTATGGCTGTGACTATTTTACCTCAGTGGACTCGCAATTATTTGCCTTTCTGGCGACGTTACATAAGTGGATGGGAGGGGATCTTTAGATTTG ccTGCAAGCTGATTGACAGGAAGATGGAGGACATTCAGAAGCACCTAGATGCAGGAAGTCAGGAAGTTGCAGGACAGTATCTCAGCTACCTGCTTTCCAGCACCAACATGAGTAAAAAGGATGTGTATGGAAGTGTAACTGAACTGCTCCTGGCAGGAGTGGATACA ACATCCAATACTATGATGTGGGTTTTGTACCTGCTGTCACAAAATCCAAAGACACAGAACACACTGTATCAGGAGGTGAATAACATCATCAAAGGGGACAAAATTCCAACAGCTGAGGACATAAACAACATGCCATACCTTAAGGCTGTCATCAAGGAGACTCTAAG AATGTACCCAGTTGTTCCTGCGAATGGACGCATTTTATCAGAAAATGACATGGTTATTGGAGGACACTTCTTTCCTAAGAAG acCACGTTTATAATGCAGCATTATGCAATCTCTCACGATGGGAACATATTCCCTGAACCAAGACTCTTCAAGCCTGAACGCTGGTTACGAGATGGGAGGGAGCGACCTACCCCATTCGGATCCATTCCTTTTGGGTTTGGAGTGAGAGGGTGTGTTGGTAAACGCATTGCTGAACTGGAGATGCACTTAGCTTTGGCAAGG ATAGTAAAGCTGTTTGAAGTCAAGCTGGATCCTAATGTGGGAGAGATTAAAGCTCTCAGCCGTACTGTGCTTGTGGCAGACAGAACTGTCAACTTTCATCTTTTGGAGCGAAAACACGTAGCCACTGAAAGATGCTCTTAG